A genomic window from Salvia miltiorrhiza cultivar Shanhuang (shh) chromosome 5, IMPLAD_Smil_shh, whole genome shotgun sequence includes:
- the LOC130986141 gene encoding kinesin-like protein KIN-14F produces the protein MPQESYNNSIFNSPSKNLRGLKGLIYNTANADEIISDRELAQRKAEEAASRRYQAAQWLQQMDQGGSEVLPREPTEEEFCLALRNGLILCNVLNKVNPGAVHKVVENPVLDVQATEGAAQSAIQYFENMRNFLAAVGKMKLLTFGASDLEKGGSSGKVVDCILCLKGYYEWKKSGGIGVWKYGGTVRITSLVKESPSSAVSSESADESIDDSESSQYEQLMEFLHLSTDSHEDSRVANILTFMFDHCSLGLLQSYLTETNGFNDLPSSSMVIDIVLRKVIKDFSALLVSQSNQLSLFLKKVLNSDCGSLTKTQLLEAISKYLSRRKSFVTQDISNFCICGGRSDGARPRNTKPHVGVELLDIQQKQLEELKALFKETKQEAHKAQLGWEKEIEGLGQHVKGLEVAASSYHKVLEENRFLYNQVQDLKGTIRVYCRVRPFISEDCNEQSTVDYIGDNGSIMIVNPVKQGKDARKVFSFNKVYGTNVTQQHIYADTQSLVRSVLDGFNVCIFAYGQTGSGKTYTMSGPDLTTEETWGVNYRALRDLFQFSKARMDLIEYEVGVQMIEIYNEQVRDLLVSDGSNRRLEIRNNSQLNGLNVPDASLVPVKCTQDVLDLMRIGQRNRAVGATALNVRSSRSHSILTVHTRGKELVSGSMLKGCLHLVDLAGSERVDKSEAIGERLKEAQHINRSLSALGDVIAALAQKSSHVPYRNSKLTQVLQDSLGGHAKTLMFVHINPEVNALGETISTLKFAERVSTINLGAAQSNKETGEIREFKEEISNLKLVLERKEAELEQLKNRTNIRGGVSPLRLPKVNSNAASKAETSQQQFDTHSTEVRSCSTGKQRRSRLPSKFTDKDFVTKGPFLTEERSVGCIKARSPSPPIRRSISTDRAAVIKQRIKSDALDNPPVIKVPFPASLSVNKSVANMPSIIPAAVNIRQMGSQEPSLPNAMNSCQRVTLRRVQPENEEEQFKQALNIRQGGIRKTKQENKVKTKQQASSKVHRSMVAEAVLSDVAEGKKQETEKADFLDPDNESGRFGLTTCDTTRLKKLHRNFSRNSQNVEPSEIIRAVDPSLGGYQDHKVVQNGKEAGQHSSVPQFRRSKSTPRGKFMI, from the exons ATGCCACAAGAAAGCTACAACAATTCCATATTCAACTCCCCCAGTAAGAACTTGAGAGGACTAAAGGGATTGATCTACAACACCGCCAACGCCGATGAAATCATCAGCGATCGCGAATTAGCCCAGAGAAAAGCCGAAGAAGCAG CATCAAGGAGGTACCAGGCGGCGCAATGGCTGCAGCAGATGGATCAGGGCGGGTCGGAGGTCCTCCCCAGAGAACCGACGGAGGAGGAATTCTGTTTGGCGCTTCGCAACGGACTCATCCTCTGCAACGTCCTCAACAAAGTCAATCCGGGCGCCGTTCACAAG GTGGTGGAGAATCCGGTGCTCGACGTTCAGGCTACGGAGGGTGCGGCGCAGTCTGCAATTCAGTATTTCGAAAACATGAGGAATTTTCTTGCTGCTGTTGGTAAAATGAAGCTCCTCACTTTTGGAGCGTCTGATCTTGAAAAG GGAGGCTCATCAGGCAAAGTAGTGGACTGCATTCTCTGTTTGAAAGGATATTATGAATGGAAGAAATCTGGAGGTATTGGCGTCTGGAAATACGGTGGAACAGTTAGAATCACGTCACTTGTGAAAGAATCACCTTCCTCGGCAGTGAGTAGCGAGAGTGCAGATGAATCAATAGACGATTCTGAATCTTCACAATATGAACAGCTAATGGAGTTCCTTCACTTATCAACTGACTCACATGAGGATTCCAGGGTGGCCAATATACTCACTTTCATGTTCGATCATTGTAGTCTTGGTCTTTTACAATCGTATCTGACTGAAACCAACGGATTTAATGACTTGCCTTCAAGTTCAATG GTCATTGATATTGTGCTCAGAAAAGTCATTAAGGATTTCTCAGCATTGTTGGTCTCTCAAAGCAATCAG CTTAGCTTGTTTTTGAAGAAAGTCTTGAATAGTGATTGTGGCTCTCTGACAAAGACGCAACTGCTGGAAGCCATATCAAAGTACCTAAGCAGAAGGAAAAGTTTTGTAACACAAGATATTTCTAACTTTTGTATCTGTGGTGGAAGAAGTGATGGAGCACGGCCTAGGAATACTAAGCCTCATGTTGGTGTAGAACTTCTTGATATTCAGCAAAAACAATTAGAG GAACTTAAAGCTCTTTTTAAGGAAACAAAACAAGAAGCCCACAAAGCTCAACTTGGATGGGAGAAAGAAATAGAAGGCTTGG GCCAACATGTCAAGGGCTTAGAAGTAGCTGCGTCCTCATATCACAAAGTTTTGGAAGAAAACCGTTTTCTCTATAATCAAGTTCAAGATCTAAAAG GTACCATCAGAGTCTACTGTAGAGTTAGACCATTCATCTCAGAAGACTGTAATGAGCAGTCGACGGTTGATTACATTGGAGACAATGGAAGCATAATGATTGTGAATCCTGTAAAGCAGGGTAAAGATGCAAGAAAAGTTTTCTCATTCAATAAGGTCTATGGGACAAATGTGACACAAC AGCATATATATGCTGATACCCAATCATTGGTCAGATCTGTTCTGGATGGTTTTAATGTTTGTATTTTTGCATATGGTCAGACTGGGTCTGGGAAGACATATACCATG AGTGGCCCTGACTTGACAACAGAGGAAACATGGGGAGTGAATTACCGTGCCCTTCGTGACCTGTTTCAATTTTCAAAGGCCAGAATGGACCTCATAGAATATGAGGTAGGAGTCCAAATGATTGAGATATACAACGAACAAGTGAGAGATTTGTTGGTCTCTGATGGAAGCAATAGAAG ATTAGAGATTCGTAACAATTCTCAGCTCAATGGTCTAAATGTTCCTGATGCAAGTCTTGTTCCTGTGAAATGTACACAAGATGTTCTGGATTTAATGAGAATTGGACAAAGAAATCGTGCTGTGGGTGCCACTGCTTTGAATGTGCGGAGTAGCCGTTCTCATAG TATTTTGACAGTTCACACTCGAGGAAAAGAACTAGTCTCAGGTTCAATGCTCAAGGGTTGCCTTCACTTGGTAGATCTCGCTGGGAGTGAGAGAGTTGATAAATCTGAAGCTATTGGGGAGAGATTGAAGGAAGCTCAACATATTAACAGATCTCTTTCTGCTCTTGGAGATGTCATTGCTGCTCTTGCACAAAAAAGTTCTCATGTGCCTTACAGGAATAGCAAACTAACTCAAGTCTTACAAGATTCTCTAG GAGGACATGCTAAGACGCTGATGTTTGTGCATATAAACCCAGAGGTTAACGCTCTAGGGGAGACGATTAGCACTTTGAAATTTGCTGAAAGAGTTTCCACAATAAACCTTGGGGCAGCCCAGTCAAACAAAGAAACCGGTGAAATTAGAGAATTCAAGGAAGAG ATCTCAAACCTCAAGCTAGTATTGGAGAGGAAGGAAGCAGAGCTGGAGCAATTGAAAAATCGCACAAATATTCGAGGTGGAGTATCACCTCTTCGCTTACCTAAAGTAAACAGCAATGCCGCTTCGAAGGCTGAGACCAGTCAGCAGCAATTTGATACTCACAGTACAGAG GTGAGAAGCTGTTCCACTGGTAAACAGAGAAGATCTCGATTGCCTTCAAAATTTACGGACAAGGATTTTGTAACAAAAGGGCCTTTCCTAACTGAAGAGAGATCAGTAGGCTGTATAAAGGCTCGATCTCCATCTCCCCCAATTAGGAGATCAATATCCACTGATAGAGCTGCCGTCATCAAACAAAGAATAAAGTCCGATGCACTTGATAATCCACCAGTCATAAAAGTTCCATTTCCAGCAAGTCTTTCAGTTAATAAATCTGTTGCCAATATGCCTTCAATCATACCAGCTGCAGTGAACATACGCCAGATGGGTTCACAAGAGCCATCTTTGCCCAATGCTATGAACAGTTGCCAGAGAGTGACGCTACGAAGGGTTCAGCCGGAAAATGAAGAGGAGCAATTTAAGCAAGCACTAAATATACGGCAAGGTGGCatcagaaaaacaaaacaagagaATAAGGTAAAAACCAAGCAACAGGCATCTTCTAAAGTTCACAGATCAATGGTTGCAGAAGCCGTGCTTTCTGATGTGGCCGAAGGTAAAAAGCAAGAGACTGAAAAGGCTGATTTCTTAGATCCTGATAATGAGAGCGGACGCTTTGGGTTGACAACATGTGATACCACTAGGTTGAAGAAGCTACATAGGAACTTCTCGAGGAACTCTCAAAATGTTGAACCAAG TGAAATAATCCGGGCAGTGGATCCCTCATTGGGCGGATACCAGGATCATAAAGTTGTTCAGAATGGAAAGGAAGCAGGGCAGCATTCATCTGTGCCTCAATTCCGAAGGAGTAAATCGACTCCCCGAGGAAAATTTATGATTTGA
- the LOC130986146 gene encoding uncharacterized protein LOC130986146, with protein MTYFSGNFFHGTAIKIQCRVFLIPWNGGIISCAKGRSYSSSPLVRYIPRKAVKKEENGANSLPPRYLEQKRIGPESSVGRFEFYNEPSRSNLDVNSKSDGPCLPSDVDYELNLAVEEDIDGDLTAVADEFIEEPDKAVEDNRCCGIRSGP; from the exons ATGACGTATTTTTCTGGGAATTTCTTCCATGGAACAGCCATCAAAATTCAGTGTCGAGTGTTTCTAATTCCCTG GAACGGTGGTATAATTAGCTGCGCTAAAGGAAGAAGTTACAGTAGCTCTCCTCTAGTCAGATACATCCCCAGGAAAGCTgtaaagaaagaagaaaatggAGCTAATTCTTTGCCTCCGAGGTATTTGGAGCAAAAGCGGATTGGTCCGGAGTCGAGTGTTGGGAGGTTTGAGTTCTACAACGAACCAAGCAGGAGCAATTTGGATGTTAATTCCAAGAGTGATGGCCCATGCCTTCCTTCTGATGTAGATTATGAGTTAAATCTGG CGGTGGAAGAAGATATTGATGGAGATTTGACGGCTGTGGCCGATGAATTCATCGAAGAGCCTGACAAGGCTGTCGAAGATAATAGATGCTGTGGAATTCGGTCAGGTCCGTAG